From Luteolibacter arcticus, one genomic window encodes:
- a CDS encoding heavy metal translocating P-type ATPase, with protein MHAAIMDSGEREAWPWLLMSAAVCGLATLAGVMAERAGAPHNVATGLYAVAYLAGGWEAAIETYGKLRRLSLDIHFLMLAVAVGAALIGAWWEGAALLFLFSLSGALEAMAMARTEREIRSLFREAPKQALLVEDGGTREIPVGTLKAGLTVRVLPGEQFPADGRVTKGESAVDESTITGESVPVDKTPGDTVFGGTLNTWGVLEAEITRAPGDSANDRIIRLIREAQASKAPSQRFTDRFGTTYTVGILSFSLVMFLWWHFVAGVPAFMEHDGKSAFYRAMTLLVVCSPCALVISIPSAVLAGIAAGARRGILFRGGVAVENLATIQRLAVDKTGTLTKGELELLDCKSETPGKEDELLAVAAALSENSTHPLSRAIVKESLRRGIERKQATEFESLAGQGLRAMVGGVSASQGRRSMFADDSWLSALPDPAPGLTEVLVKAGDLKGRLLLRDAPRSEAAPLIKQLADEGIRVTMLTGDREESARLVADELGLSDYRSGLHPEDKVAAIQAWRAQGEIVAMAGDGVNDAPSLAAADISIGMGLRGSDAVLEQADVVLTQDRLERILDALQLSRRCRKIIRQNLAISLGVVVLLALAALGSWIPLPIGVLGHEGSTVLVVLNSLRLLFR; from the coding sequence ATGCATGCTGCAATCATGGATAGCGGGGAAAGAGAGGCCTGGCCGTGGTTGCTTATGTCGGCGGCGGTGTGCGGGCTGGCGACGCTGGCCGGGGTGATGGCCGAGCGAGCCGGTGCCCCACATAACGTCGCGACCGGCCTTTATGCGGTGGCCTACCTCGCTGGCGGGTGGGAGGCGGCGATCGAGACCTATGGGAAGCTCCGCCGGCTGAGTCTCGACATCCATTTCCTGATGCTCGCCGTGGCAGTCGGCGCGGCATTGATCGGCGCGTGGTGGGAGGGCGCCGCACTGCTGTTCCTCTTTTCACTGAGCGGTGCGCTGGAGGCGATGGCGATGGCGCGCACCGAGCGCGAGATCCGCAGCCTGTTCCGCGAAGCACCGAAGCAGGCCTTGCTGGTCGAGGACGGTGGCACCCGCGAGATCCCGGTTGGCACCCTGAAGGCCGGCCTCACTGTCCGCGTGCTGCCCGGCGAGCAATTCCCCGCCGATGGCAGGGTGACGAAGGGCGAGAGCGCCGTCGACGAATCGACCATCACCGGCGAATCGGTGCCGGTGGACAAGACCCCCGGCGATACCGTCTTCGGCGGCACGCTCAACACTTGGGGCGTGCTGGAGGCCGAGATCACCCGCGCCCCTGGCGACAGCGCGAACGACCGCATCATCCGCCTGATCCGCGAGGCGCAGGCGAGCAAGGCTCCGTCGCAACGCTTCACCGACCGGTTTGGTACGACGTACACCGTAGGAATCCTCAGCTTCTCGCTGGTGATGTTCCTGTGGTGGCACTTCGTCGCGGGAGTGCCGGCATTCATGGAGCATGATGGCAAGTCGGCCTTCTATCGTGCGATGACGCTGCTGGTGGTCTGCTCACCGTGCGCACTGGTGATTTCCATCCCGAGCGCGGTGCTCGCCGGAATCGCCGCCGGAGCGCGGCGCGGCATCCTTTTCCGCGGCGGCGTGGCGGTGGAAAACCTGGCCACCATCCAGCGGCTCGCCGTGGACAAGACCGGCACGCTGACCAAGGGCGAGTTGGAGTTGTTAGACTGCAAGTCCGAAACACCGGGAAAAGAGGACGAACTGCTGGCGGTCGCGGCGGCGCTGTCGGAGAACTCCACCCATCCGCTGTCGCGGGCCATCGTGAAGGAAAGCCTGCGCCGGGGCATCGAGCGGAAGCAGGCGACGGAATTCGAATCGCTGGCGGGCCAAGGCCTGCGGGCAATGGTGGGGGGTGTGTCCGCGAGCCAGGGCCGGCGTTCCATGTTTGCGGACGATTCATGGCTTTCCGCGCTGCCCGATCCCGCGCCGGGACTGACCGAGGTGCTGGTGAAGGCGGGCGATCTGAAAGGCCGGCTGCTCCTGCGCGACGCGCCCCGCAGCGAGGCCGCACCGCTCATCAAGCAGCTCGCCGATGAAGGCATTCGCGTGACCATGCTGACGGGCGACCGTGAGGAATCGGCGCGGCTGGTGGCGGACGAACTCGGTTTGTCAGACTATCGCTCCGGCCTTCATCCCGAGGACAAGGTGGCCGCGATCCAGGCGTGGCGGGCGCAGGGCGAGATCGTCGCGATGGCAGGCGACGGCGTGAACGACGCACCGAGCCTCGCCGCCGCCGACATCTCGATCGGCATGGGCCTGCGCGGCAGCGATGCCGTGCTAGAGCAAGCTGACGTGGTGCTCACGCAGGACCGGCTGGAGCGGATCCTCGATGCCCTGCAGCTCAGCCGCCGCTGCCGCAAGATCATCCGGCAGAACCTGGCCATCTCGCTCGGCGTGGTGGTGCTGCTCGCCCTCGCCGCCCTCGGCTCATGGATTCCCCTTCCCATCGGCGTGCTCGGTCACGAGGGCTCGACGGTCCTAGTGGTGCTGAACAGCCTGAGGCTGCTGTTCCGTTAG